The following DNA comes from Sphingopyxis sp. BSN-002.
GTCGACATGGTTGCCGACCCGGAAGGCGTTGCGCCCGACGTCGTAGAAGCCATAGCGGCGATAGAAGGCCTGCGCGCGGTCGTTCTCGGTGAACACGGTGAGATACAGGATCGACGCGCGCTCGCGCGCCCACGCGATTCCCCATTCCATCAGCGCGACCGCGACACCGGTGCCCTTGGCGGCTTCGGCGACATAGATCTGGTGCAGTTCGACCGCATCGTCGGTCGGCTGTTCGGGGGGCAGGTCGAATTCGACCGGCCCCATCTTGATATAGCCGAGGATCGCGCCCGCTTCGCTTCGCACGAGCGCGATGTCATGCCCCGCATCCTCGATCTGCGCGCGCACGCGTTCGGGCGGGTTCCAGTCGGCGAGGAAGGCCGACAGGTCGGCGGGGTCATAGATATGCCCGAAGGTATGCGTGAACGATCCGTTTGCGAACGTCGCGATCGCTTCGGCATCCTCGGGCCTGGCGAGCTGGATGGCGGTCATGCGGCTTCTCCTGAAAATCCAGCGGGTGCGGGCCATCCCGG
Coding sequences within:
- a CDS encoding GNAT family N-acetyltransferase, with product MTAIQLARPEDAEAIATFANGSFTHTFGHIYDPADLSAFLADWNPPERVRAQIEDAGHDIALVRSEAGAILGYIKMGPVEFDLPPEQPTDDAVELHQIYVAEAAKGTGVAVALMEWGIAWARERASILYLTVFTENDRAQAFYRRYGFYDVGRNAFRVGNHVDEDRFFRLDL